The following coding sequences lie in one Cloeon dipterum chromosome 1, ieCloDipt1.1, whole genome shotgun sequence genomic window:
- the LOC135947917 gene encoding venom protease-like → MAFIRLAVFLSVLAAASPLRFNYGQGASGCTALSVCVPITECPSGLKALRNRQPLPSRCGFKGNVEMVCCPDLRATSAKPVPVGHGTSTTENNSVRRRSPPKVGARSAEACRKYSKSAFPRIGLYVKNGIEAGPGEFPHMALLGFKYDKDLQNSGRTLTKGVNASWSCCGTLIHERFVLTAAHCVERETPIVVRLGEVDWNSDDDSAQPKEFAVLGSELHPEFNRISLANDIALIELRTQVPFNWVMQPACLPAPKENQDALGQDLLVTGWGDTEFAPLSATSLLMKASLRAVDFRVCNATYAGTQAGGLRQDKQMCAADPKGLADACRGDSGGPLQLKVKDSQLMKVVGVTSAGQGCGSSPGLYTRVSGYVDWIEDIVWPSK, encoded by the exons ATGGCCTTCATCAGATTGGCCGTGTTTTTGAGCGTGCTGGCGGCAGCTTCCCCGCTCCGCTTTAACTATGGTCAGGGTGCGTCGGGGTGCACCGCCCTTTCAGTGTGCGTGCCCATCACCGAGTGTCCGAGTGGGCTGAAGGCCCTGAGAAACAGGCAGCCGCTGCCCTCTCGCTGCGGATTTAAGGGCAACGTGGAAATGGTTTGCTGCCCTGACCTTCGCGCGACCTCGGCCAAACCTGTTCCGGTAGGGCACGGGACCAGCACCACAGAGAACAATTCTGTCAGGAGGCGCTCGCCGCCAAAGGTTGGCGCCAGGTCGGCTGAGGCCTGTCGAAAATACTCGAAAAGTGCCTTTCCCAGGATTGGCCTCTATGTCAAGAATGGAATCGAG gcTGGTCCTGGCGAGTTTCCGCACATGGCGCTGCTCGGCTTTAAGTACGACAAGGACCTGCAAAACTCAGGTCGCACCCTGACCAAGGGAGTAAATGCGTCGTGGTCGTGCTGCGGCACCCTGATCCACGAGCGGTTCGTGCTGACGGCGGCGCACTGCGTCGAGAGGGAAACTCCGATCGTGGTGCGCCTCGGAGAAGTGGATTGGAACTCTGACGATGACAGCGCCCAGCCCAAGGAATTTGCGGTTCTCGGAAGCGAGTTGCACCCTGAATTTAACCGGATCAGCCTGGCGAATGACATCGCACTAATAGAGCTCAGGACAcag GTTCCATTCAACTGGGTCATGCAGCCCGCGTGCCTGCCAGCGCCGAAGGAGAACCAGGACGCGTTGGGGCAGGACCTGCTTGTGACCGGCTGGGGCGACACCGAGTTCGCCCCGCTGTCGGCCACGTCGTTGCTGATGAAGGCCAGCCTGCGCGCCGTGGACTTCAGGGTGTGCAACGCTACCTACGCCGGCACCCAGGCGGGTGGCTTGCGCCAGGACAAGCAGATGTGCGCCGCCGACCCCAAGGGGCTGGCCGACGCGTGCCGGGGCGACTCGGGCGGGCCCCTGCAGCTCAAGGTCAAGGACTCGCAGCTGATGAAGGTTGTTGGCGTCACCAGCGCCGGACAAGGTTGCGGAAGCAGTCCAGGACTCTACACCAGGGTTTCTGGATATGTTGATTGGATCGAGGACATTGTCTGGCCCAGCAAgtga